In the Gossypium arboreum isolate Shixiya-1 chromosome 10, ASM2569848v2, whole genome shotgun sequence genome, one interval contains:
- the LOC108487549 gene encoding 54S ribosomal protein L51, mitochondrial-like codes for MALRGVWQLKKLIVSYCDWGGSSRGIRAFMESDLPTFKEKNPQLEVVTELIRGQHPHLKGFYKNKNERVVCVKNKTPEDILLYATRLRNALGRKVVKLKTRHVTKHPSVQGTWTTDVKF; via the exons ATGGCATTGCGAGGAGTTTGGCAACTTAAAAAACTGATAGTAAGCTATTGTGATTGGGGAGGGAGTAGCAGGGGCATCAG GGCATTTATGGAGTCGGACTTACCGACTTTTAAAGAGAAAAACCCTCAGCTCGAGGTGGTTACTGAGCTCATTCGTGGGCAGCATCCACATTTGAAGGGCTTTTACA AGAACAAAAACGAGCGGGTGGTATGCGTGAAGAATAAGACTCCTGAAGATATCCTTCTTTATGCAACCAGACTAAGAAACGCATTGGGAAGAAAGGTGGTGAAATTGAAGACAAGGCATGTAACCAAACACCCCAGTGTGCAAGGTACATGGACAACTGATGTGAAATTTTGA
- the LOC108488625 gene encoding protein JINGUBANG-like — translation MKSPLLNVFSLHLDSHKVHTTEIIYKALSIALHWREREGLNGLPNSPPNCSSFAIRETTHHKKMASLDPSNSPPNHSFALRDATGQCFLRSLSTKEASFNGFHCSPPRYSTPSLHTSPLSSPLRTFNPNPSNHTISLDASYKCLSSVLKKDGQILSIAISNGIIYTGSDTNLIRIWKLPEFSECGVLKTKASTVVALAVSHERVFAAYGDTKIRVWRRTWDGTLKHIKLATIPRTSGYVRSYISSKDKMTRHMGPITSLAINISDNILYSASVDKTVKVWRISDFKCIENIPAHSEPINAVVVADDGILYTASDDATVRVWRRNFCRGAWPHSLMVTLPAKCSPVKTLTLTADGGVLYGGCTDGYVHYWLKGWASGQLQYGGALQGHTHAVMCLASVSNYVISGSADSSSRVWSREHDGQHVCLAVLVGHRGPIRCVTAFLGHAGEEVEDGCTICTGSLDGVLKVWRVSRTKSGSGGFVKNDYFELDEGV, via the exons ATGAAATCACCGCTACTAAATGTATTTTCTTTGCATTTAGACAGCCATAAGGTCCACACAACAGAAATCATTTACAAAGCTCTTTCAATTGCATTGCACTGGAGAGAGAGAGAAGGCCTCAATGGACTCCCCAACTCACCTCCGAACTGCTCATCTTTTGCAATAAGAGAAACAACTCATCACAAAAAGATGGCCTCATTAGACCCTTCAAACTCTCCCCCAAACCACTCTTTTGCACTAAGAGACGCCACAGGTCAATGCTTCTTGAGAAGCCTCTCCACCAAAGAAGCCTCTTTCAATGGTTTCCATTGCTCCCCACCTCGTTACAGCACTCCTTCTCTGCACACTTCTCCTTTATCCTCACCTCTCCGCACTTTCAACCCCAATCCTTCAAACCACACCATCAGCCTTGATGCTTCCTATAAATGCCTATCTTCGGTCCTTAAAAAAGATGGCCAGATTTTATCCATAGCTATCTCGAATGGGATCATTTACACTGGCTCCGATACAAACTTGATACGTATTTGGAAGTTGCCTGAGTTTTCAGAGTGTGGAGTGTTAAAGACTAAAGCATCCACGGTTGTTGCTCTTGCGGTATCCCATGAAAGGGTTTTTGCAGCCTATGGTGATACCAAGATTCGGGTGTGGCGAAGAACATGGGATGGTACACTGAAGCATATCAAGTTGGCAACAATACCCCGGACCAGTGGCTATGTCCGGAGCTACATTTCCAGTAAAGATAAAATG ACGAGGCATATGGGGCCAATAACATCACTGGCAATCAATATATCAGATAACATCCTATACTCAGCATCTGTTGATAAAACCGTGAAAGTTTGGAGAATATCAGACTTCAAATGCATTGAGAACATCCCTGCACATTCCGAACCCATCAACGCCGTCGTGGTGGCCGACGATGGAATACTCTACACAGCCTCTGATGACGCCACCGTCAGAGTTTGGCGGCGCAATTTTTGCCGAGGTGCATGGCCACATTCACTCATGGTAACCTTACCAGCCAAATGCTCACCCGTCAAAACTCTAACACTAACCGCAGACGGGGGAGTCTTATACGGTGGCTGCACCGACGGGTATGTACATTACTGGCTGAAAGGCTGGGCATCGGGCCAACTGCAATACGGTGGTGCGCTCCAAGGTCACACTCATGCAGTCATGTGTTTAGCCAGTGTGTCTAACTATGTAATCAGTGGGTCAGCAGACTCATCTAGCAGGGTGTGGAGCAGGGAACATGATGGTCAACATGTATGTCTAGCCGTTTTGGTTGGGCACAGGGGACCCATCAGATGTGTGACAGCATTTTTGGGACATGCAGGGGAGGAGGTTGAAGATGGTTGCACCATCTGCACCGGGAGCCTTGATGGAGTTCTCAAGGTGTGGCGTGTAAGTCGTACAAAAAGTGGCAGTGGAGGATTTGTAaaaaatgattattttgagttagaTGAGGGAGTTTAA